The DNA sequence ATTTTGTTGGTTATCTAAAGCTGAGAGGGATTGTATTTGTTTTGACTCTGGTATTCTGATGTGGGTTCCTTTGCTTACATAAACCAACTTCATTACGATTTCACTGTGatctttaatttcaagttttagcCTTCTCAACAATTAGCAGAGCATTTTCGCTCGGTAGGTAATCCTGAgatttaaatatattttttgagTCAATATttaacacacacacacacacacaaacacaaaaagctAGAACTCATTAATGATCAAAGCATGACTCGGTAGTTCTCGGGATCAATCCCTTTTGATTTCTCCAAATCCCGCAGCGACTTGTTGAGGATATCCTTGCTTGGAATCTGATTCTTCCCCTTCATTATTTGGGTAAGCAGATCTGAAATTCAATGACATCTTATTTCAGTGACAATGAGACACTCCGATTGCGCTGTAGCGAATTAAAATGCCAATGAAAGTTAAGACAACCCCTTAAAAAGCACTTAAATTGTTTAGCTCAGAAGTTATACCATTTCACTACGACGTGACCTTCCAATCCCAGTTAAACGGGCAATCCGGTCCCCAGGACCTTTCCCCTGGCTACTGGCCCGTATCAGAAGCCAAGGGAGAGGTCCTGGGACTAGGCTGTGGTAAACGATGCTTGTTTTCATGATCACGAACAAGCGCAAAAGGGCATGTTGTATCAAGCTAGGAAAACGCTGCGATCATTTCCGACTCTTCCTCGGTAAAAAATCGGTCGAAGTCACCTACCTTGTGAGCTGTTATCTGACTTCATATAGTCTTCAAGCCTTCCCCAGTCTTCGACGAACCTCTTTACGACGAAATATTGATTGAGTGGATTTCCTAAATATTTCCCGACTTCCGAGGCCGACATCTTCCTCAAGGCAGGCGTTCTTCGGAGGACATCCTCCAGTTCTTTCAAATGATCCTCTTTCTCAGAAATGAAAGTGTCCAACACAGGAAGAAGtctattttcaagtttcttaAGTGCAGATGCGTCCCATTCACGAGAGGGGCGGAGCTCGAGTGCACTTACAAGACTCGACATTGAGATAACCAAACACGAAATGCCTATATTATAATTCATTTTTCTCGAAACCGACCGCTGCTGAAAATAATAACGAGGGAAAAGCAAAACTGTACCTGCGTAAATGTCGTTTTAGAcaaatgtgaaattaaaaattcatatcACATTGCTTGTGTCAATTTTCGGGTTCGTGCAAAGAACAACCTGTTTAATCGAAATGCTACGAGCCTGGCTTGTTCTCACATAATGTCAAAGTGATCATTATTAGACGAAGCACCAACGAAACAAAATTCATGTTTGAAAGCtgaaaatgaccattttgcaattGTCTGtaacacaaggaaaaaatgacaaatgaaCTAATTTTGCGGGTGAGTAACTTTTGGTTAAATTTTTGGCTTTGACGAGATGTGAATTGATCCACAAGGTCCTCCCCAGTCCTCTTCACTTCCTCGCAAATCTTCCCATTGATGGACGGCGCACACGCAGGCAGGTGACACCCGCGGTATGATTTGGTTCCTGATCAACAAGAAATTTGGCCTCTGGACGAAGAAAGAATCACAGGAAATATCTCTTTATTGCTTATTCAGTTATTTGATTCGCAAAGGAAGTCGAAACTCTTTTAAAATCTGCCTTTCACCTGTTCACAAATGTTGTTTCGGGCACTTACATTCAATTTACTGTTTTTCTGCGTACACTGTCGCCTacgccgagatagctcagttgggagagcgtcagactgaagatctgaaggtccctggttcaaatCCGGAGAGTACGGTGTGAACTCTGAACAATCCCGGGTCTCGGCAAgtctttttggtttttttttcttcccgtAGTTAGTAATGCTTTTTCTCGAGCGCCTTATAATTGTTCGTACGACAGTAGATGTTGAATTTGAGATGGCACTCTTCAAAAGAATAACTTGTCGGCGTATTAAATGACCTTTTCTGACATTGGTATTCAGGTGAAATGACTTTGAAAACAGACACATTATAGAGGAATGAGGAATAGCTTTCGAAAAGTAACCTCTGTATCCCTAAATTGTTCACAGTAAAGTGAAAATATGTCATTCCAAAAATGCTGGTATTTTTCCCGAAGGAGGGTAGTTGGGGACCGGACGTGACATCGTTTTCCAGCTTGTGCACGCTTCAAGACGAGACTGGGTGGACATGCGCATTGTTCAGACGAGTCCATGATGGTTCACTCGCGCTTCTACCGCAGGGCTCCGTGAAGGGTAGTAGCCAACTTTTTGCCCATTTATCCCAAGGTAAGGAATGTTTTATTGCTCAGTACACTAAGTTTAAGTTCAAACCTTTTTGCCCGCTTTGAGTGAACTTTGAAACCTTTAAATATCATTTTATCGAAGACTGTTGCTCGTCAAAATGTCGAcctgtttgaaaaataatttttttggagCTAGCACAATAGTTAGTGATATCCACGGGCTTTAAATCTTTCAGTATCGCTCAGTTTACTATTGAAACCTTAAAATGGTTGTTCTTAAGCGATGAAAGAAATTCTGGGACCATAGTTACAGCTAATTTCAGTTCTGTTGTTTCATAACGATCTTTAGTCTGTTTCGGTTTATTTgtagatagatagtttattcTCCTTAAAAACTCACAGCCAAGAGCTGAGTTGCGATAAGGTttacaaatgcaaaatttccaCCTTGCTAAATTACAacttattaattaattttatttacaataataatactaagTCTTATACTCTTACAAAACCACAAATTGTAGGAAGAATTGTAGCTTGATAACATCGTCCAGCAACATGGCATCGATGGCAGGTTTTCAGTACACTCCAGAAAACATGCAACGCCTAGAAAAGGTTTGTGTTGATTGATGAGTATTTATGATAACTTAACTAGGATATCTAAGAGATAGAAATGCTGCGGCACATTCTGTTGACagtgacatattttaagcaGTGACTCATCAACTTGCGCGTGCTATGACTTAcagtaacctttatttcttaaagtatTGTCAAATGATGGTGTATTTCTAAAAGTAAGATTGAACAGCACCCTTCCCACCTCAAATGCTATCCTGTCCGAGCACTGGATCGGGGTGTTTACTTCACTGACTTGATACTAAGACGAATTCAAACTTGGGGTGGGGGGTTTGCAATTAGTGTTAAAAACTCTGATAGGTGTGAGTTTGCGAGGATCtcggttttctatttgccATTTGTATGTATCCCCAAATTgggtgtaaacaaaaatgtcagtggATAAGAGAGAAGGAGCGCTTAATATTTCTATGCCTTTTACCCTAACTTTATTTCTGGCCATCAGACCGTTGACTAAATAATTGTCTAATGAACTATTCATGTGATTCATTATTTGCGCTCTCACTCGagtataatatatttgtttggatttcaaatccgcagttcaatatgtgaaacatttcatatatcacttcatattTGTCTACCTGTTACAAGATAATActcgaaaaagacaatttccatCACCTAGTATTTGAATGAGTTTTTAAGGTGTCCCAAGCAGCTTATTACAATGT is a window from the Acropora palmata chromosome 14, jaAcrPala1.3, whole genome shotgun sequence genome containing:
- the LOC141866084 gene encoding uncharacterized protein LOC141866084, with the translated sequence MNYNIGISCLVISMSSLVSALELRPSREWDASALKKLENRLLPVLDTFISEKEDHLKELEDVLRRTPALRKMSASEVGKYLGNPLNQYFVVKRFVEDWGRLEDYMKSDNSSQDLLTQIMKGKNQIPSKDILNKSLRDLEKSKGIDPENYRVML